The following proteins are encoded in a genomic region of Amphiura filiformis chromosome 11, Afil_fr2py, whole genome shotgun sequence:
- the LOC140163608 gene encoding tetratricopeptide repeat protein 22-like, protein MVGIFNDQPGFSQLPLEVNAELETLDYDDIASFKFKRWVRQLDEEKQYRPEGNVIRNFLGYVAACIEWYWEAERFFKQVLDEDPDNLNALTNLKRVYQTLDAKDKTYEIARKLKELETVLNRNDERSKRLKARCLVEKGYAICQGASEEHEESFLAASAMYEKALEMAGDLVTVEEKTDWFLGKVRVKQVLFNKRGHWRMPQPDVELERNFFNDVQMVLTYGDDFMKSESWVKIGSVFRQLHRMYHGAEPPICVREKPQILKCYRSSRPLFACYDMALKYKPNHPPILAKKAGLLKSNPYRPPQEQDFQLALHLLDESIRADSSIFNRCSVSMKAEALMDFYRFYRNRQCQANHYMLLIEAKNTFEISLSMYTEPADCRQLGEIWRYLSEDYKDEKLLQIVGKTKAECMENALEFYTIASEIVPSGSSNPHAHWKRGECLFKMNDLEGAAESYKRGLGCYNFPCRDMLQNYGKLFYTQLQMLDLDGGNHHANTILAEDVAHWLERAIDKFGKLGVVEKCIRYFCNGHEEFAERCWCFISICQDIGKTDLAVFLQKHVPSYW, encoded by the coding sequence ATGGTTGGGATATTCAATGATCAGCCTGGGTTCTCTCAGCTTCCTTTGGAGGTCAACGCAGAACTAGAAACACTTGACTATGATGATATTGCGTCTTTCAAATTCAAGCGTTGGGTACGACAACTTGACGAAGAGAAGCAATACCGACCAGAAGGCAATGTGATTAGGAATTTCCTAGGATACGTAGCTGCTTGCATAGAGTGGTATTGGGAGGCAGAAAGGTTCTTTAAGCAGGTGCTTGACGAAGACCCTGATAATCTGAACGCATTGACGAATTTGAAACGAGTCTATCAAACACTCGACGCCAAGGATAAGACATACGAAATCGCGCGAAAATTGAAGGAATTGGAGACGGTTTTGAACAGAAATGACGAGCGATCAAAACGACTGAAAGCAAGATGTCTAGTCGAGAAGGGCTACGCGATATGTCAGGGTGCTTCTGAAGAGCATGAAGAGTCTTTCCTTGCCGCGTCTGCGATGTATGAAAAAGCCTTGGAAATGGCAGGTGATCTTGTCACAGTAGAAGAAAAAACTGATTGGTTCCTGGGAAAAGTGAGAGTTAAACAAGTTCTATTCAACAAGCGCGGACATTGGAGAATGCCACAACCTGACGTCGAGCTCGAGAGGAACTTCTTCAACGATGTACAGATGGTGTTAACCTATGGAGATGACTTCATGAAATCAGAATCGTGGGTCAAAATCGGGTCAGTGTTTCGCCAACTTCACCGAATGTACCATGGTGCTGAACCTCCCATATGTGTGAGAGAAAAACCCCAAATACTCAAGTGCTATCGTTCATCACGTCCACTTTTCGCTTGCTACGACATGGCATTGAAGTACAAACCCAACCATCCCCCGATATTAGCTAAGAAAGCAGGCTTGCTTAAAAGTAACCCTTATCGACCACCACAGGAACAAGACTTTCAATTAGCTCTTCACCTTCTCGATGAGTCCATAAGAGCCGATAGTTCAATCTTTAATCGCTGCTCGGTTTCAATGAAAGCTGAAGCGTTAATGGACTTCTATCGCTTCTATCGAAACAGGCAATGTCAAGCAAATCATTATATGTTGTTGATTGAGGCAAAGAATACCTTCGAGATATCACTCTCAATGTATACGGAGCCAGCTGACTGTAGACAGCTTGGAGAAATATGGCGCTACCTCTCAGAAGACTACAAAGACGAAAAGCTCTTACAGATCGTGGGGAAAACCAAAGCCGAATGTATGGAGAACGCATTGGAGTTCTACACAATCGCGTCGGAGATCGTACCATCTGGCTCCAGTAATCCACATGCGCACTGGAAGCGCGGAGAGTGTCTTTTCAAGATGAATGATCTTGAAGGAGCGGCTGAAAGTTACAAGAGGGGACTAGGTTGTTACAACTTTCCCTGTCGAGATATGTTGCAAAATTACGGTAAACTGTTTTATACGCAGTTGCAAATGCTGGATCTTGACGGAGGCAATCATCACGCGAACACAATACTTGCTGAAGATGTTGCGCATTGGTTGGAGAGGGCAATAGATAAGTTTGGCAAGCTAGGCGTTGTTGAGAAATGTATCCGGTATTTTTGCAATGGACACGAGGAGTTTGCAGAGAGATGCTGGTGTTTCATCTCAATATGTCAAGACATTGGAAAGACCGATTTAGCAGTATTCCTTCAGAAGCACGTACCCAGTTATTGGTGA